From the Micromonospora sediminicola genome, one window contains:
- a CDS encoding pyridoxamine 5'-phosphate oxidase family protein, whose product MSNEPTSAAEARGRVTELIRDARICLLTTSAVDGRLVSRPMGLQEAEFDGDLWFFAYADSAKVRQIRVNPQVNVGFSDQRHNAWVSVAGTATEEWDRARAEKLWNPLLKAWFPDGLDTPGITLIKVHAGSAEYWDSPGSTVVNLLGFAKAAVTGKPPKAGENHEVSY is encoded by the coding sequence ATGAGCAACGAGCCGACCAGCGCCGCCGAGGCCCGCGGCCGGGTCACCGAACTGATCCGGGACGCCCGGATCTGCCTGCTCACGACCAGTGCGGTGGACGGGCGCCTGGTCAGCCGCCCGATGGGGCTGCAGGAGGCGGAGTTCGACGGGGACCTCTGGTTCTTCGCCTACGCCGACTCGGCCAAGGTCCGCCAGATCCGGGTGAACCCGCAGGTCAACGTCGGCTTCTCGGACCAGCGGCACAACGCCTGGGTGTCGGTGGCCGGCACCGCCACCGAGGAGTGGGACCGGGCGCGCGCCGAGAAGCTGTGGAACCCGCTGCTCAAGGCGTGGTTCCCGGACGGCCTGGACACGCCCGGCATCACGCTGATCAAGGTGCACGCCGGTTCGGCGGAGTACTGGGACTCGCCGGGCAGCACGGTGGTCAACCTGCTCGGCTTCGCCAAGGCGGCGGTCACCGGGAAGCCGCCGAAGGCGGGGGAGAACCACGAGGTCAGCTACTGA
- a CDS encoding 6-phosphofructokinase: protein MRIGVLTGGGDCPGLNAVIRAVVRKGVATYGHEFVGFRDGWKGPLEGLTKPLGIAEVRGILPRGGTILGSSRTNPFKIENGVERIKENLAAQGVDALIAIGGEDTLGVATKLHELGVNVVGVPKTIDNDLGATDYTFGFDTAVNIAMEAIDRLHTTAESHHRTLVVEVMGRHAGWIALHAGLAGGANVILLPERQFDVEQVAGYVEKRFQHQYAPIVVVAEGAQPLDGQMVLHNQELDSFGHVRLGGIGQWLAEQLEAKTGKEARTVVLGHIQRGGTPTAFDRVLATRLGLQAIDAVHEGDWGKMVAMQSTDIVRVPLAEATRELKTVPLERYAEAEVFFGS from the coding sequence ATGCGTATCGGCGTGCTCACCGGCGGCGGCGACTGCCCAGGTCTCAACGCGGTCATTCGGGCGGTGGTCCGCAAGGGCGTCGCCACCTACGGTCACGAGTTCGTGGGCTTCCGGGACGGCTGGAAGGGCCCGCTGGAGGGCCTGACCAAGCCGCTGGGCATCGCGGAGGTGCGCGGCATCCTGCCGCGCGGCGGCACCATCCTCGGCTCCTCCCGGACCAACCCGTTCAAGATCGAGAACGGCGTGGAGCGGATCAAGGAGAACCTCGCCGCGCAGGGCGTGGACGCCCTGATCGCGATCGGCGGCGAGGACACCCTCGGCGTCGCCACCAAGCTGCACGAGCTGGGCGTCAACGTGGTCGGCGTGCCGAAGACGATCGACAACGACCTCGGCGCCACCGACTACACGTTCGGCTTCGACACCGCGGTCAACATCGCGATGGAGGCGATCGACCGCCTGCACACCACCGCGGAGAGCCACCACCGCACCCTGGTCGTCGAGGTGATGGGCCGGCACGCCGGCTGGATCGCCCTGCACGCCGGCCTCGCCGGCGGCGCCAACGTGATCCTGCTGCCGGAGCGGCAGTTCGACGTCGAGCAGGTCGCCGGCTACGTCGAGAAGCGCTTCCAGCACCAGTACGCCCCGATCGTCGTGGTCGCCGAGGGCGCCCAGCCGCTGGACGGCCAGATGGTGCTGCACAACCAGGAGCTCGACTCCTTCGGCCACGTCCGTCTCGGCGGCATCGGCCAGTGGCTGGCCGAGCAGCTGGAGGCCAAGACCGGCAAGGAGGCCCGCACCGTGGTGCTCGGGCACATCCAGCGCGGCGGCACCCCGACCGCGTTCGACCGGGTGCTCGCCACCCGGCTCGGCCTGCAGGCCATCGACGCCGTGCACGAGGGCGACTGGGGCAAGATGGTCGCGATGCAGAGCACGGACATCGTCCGGGTCCCGCTGGCCGAGGCCACCCGGGAGCTGAAGACCGTGCCGCTGGAGCGGTACGCCGAGGCCGAGGTCTTCTTCGGCAGCTGA
- a CDS encoding DUF2203 domain-containing protein encodes MFTLAQARHLVATLRPRVDELIRHRADLAELRVDLADHGASALGGLAEVKALEARLHTVVEEFHQHGIEVKGIAPVLLDFPGERDGRAVLWCWLEGDTDVRWYHRVECGFAGRRPV; translated from the coding sequence GTGTTCACTCTCGCCCAGGCGCGACACCTGGTCGCCACGCTGCGGCCGCGCGTCGACGAGCTGATCCGGCACCGGGCCGACCTCGCCGAGCTGCGGGTCGACCTGGCCGACCACGGCGCCAGCGCGCTCGGCGGGCTCGCGGAGGTGAAGGCGCTGGAGGCCCGGCTGCACACCGTCGTGGAGGAGTTCCACCAGCACGGCATCGAGGTCAAGGGGATCGCCCCGGTGCTGCTCGACTTCCCCGGCGAGCGGGACGGGCGGGCGGTGCTCTGGTGCTGGCTGGAGGGAGACACCGACGTCCGCTGGTACCACCGGGTCGAGTGCGGCTTCGCCGGCCGCCGCCCGGTCTGA
- a CDS encoding polyadenylate-specific 3'-exoribonuclease AS, which produces MVYRYFYDCEFIEDGRTVDLVSIGVVDEYGREFYAVSTEFDDSRAVPWVRRNVLDKLPSPADRAWRSRERIRDDLHEFLLAPVRDRPGEQLELWAWYAAYDHVVLAQLWGAMPALPREIPRFTKELRQLWDDRGRPRLPGAEADRHDALVDARHNLARWRAMTAREV; this is translated from the coding sequence ATGGTCTACCGCTATTTCTACGACTGCGAATTCATCGAGGACGGCCGCACCGTCGACCTGGTGTCGATCGGCGTCGTCGACGAGTACGGCCGCGAGTTCTACGCGGTCTCCACGGAGTTCGACGACTCCCGGGCGGTGCCCTGGGTGCGGCGCAACGTGCTGGACAAGCTGCCGTCGCCGGCCGACCGGGCCTGGCGCTCGCGCGAGCGGATCCGGGACGACCTGCACGAGTTCCTGCTGGCGCCGGTGCGGGACCGCCCGGGCGAGCAGCTGGAGCTGTGGGCCTGGTACGCGGCGTACGACCACGTGGTGCTGGCCCAGCTCTGGGGCGCCATGCCGGCGCTGCCCCGGGAGATCCCCCGGTTCACCAAGGAGCTGCGCCAGCTCTGGGACGACCGGGGGCGGCCCCGGCTGCCCGGCGCCGAGGCGGACCGGCACGACGCGCTCGTCGACGCCCGGCACAATCTGGCCCGCTGGCGGGCGATGACGGCTCGGGAGGTTTGA
- a CDS encoding ATP-binding protein, which translates to MSAQCDRCGRTAADGDRFCGGCGAELGAVCPHCLRPLATDVAFCTTCGSPRPGARQSVPTPQEDRRRVSVLFVDLIDFTPYVERADPEQVRGMQTGFFSAARRVVGQYGGVVEKYIGDAVMALFGAPVATETDALRCVRAGLELQRVLTRFTPTGHDELRFRVGVATGEALVDVAAARDGGQAIVAGDVVNTASRMQSVSPPGGVLVCGVTHALTKDAIRYDEQPPVTLRGRSSPTEVWLALAPVRRQPTDREPDTTPLIDREHELGLLVNALHRSLRDRLPQVVTVFGRAGLGKSRLVRELHRHAGRLVDEPLTWRTGRCPPFGENVTFAALADIVKTEAGILDTDPASTAAQRLAAAVAELVGPGERNRLVDALRPLVGLTGTTLPAEEAESAWRRFLLALAARRPTVLVFEDLHWADDAMLRFVELLGAAAREVPLLLLCTARPELVDRDPSWAGTITGSVTVTLPPLRDTGIASLYAHMFGQAAFPAEMLTPLVEVAGGNPLYAHEYVRMLIEQGALRQSGRGWSLEKHLDLPMPESVHSVIANRVDLLDAKDRAVLLAASVVGVQFWPGAVAAALGQPVESVERALRRLEQRDFVHEQSASTMAGQAEFRFRHVLVRDVCYQRLPRTERVARHERTADWLDALSQTRDTDLAEVLAHHRWAAHEIARTLGLPTHRYAGPARAALHRAARRAYALHGLDAAAAHAGRALGLADDSDPVGRLQLELLATEISFYRDGNAFLSGGGPEQLQALADRLLAHGDDACAARAWTLLGQAAWLRADRTAAVACLDRAVGLFEPLPDSSQKADAYAELGRLHMLNYERDAAVSAAETAAEIAERLGLTETRTNARVTAATARYQAGDRSGLDDLRAIVEFSRGQQLLALHRAVQNLAYAVREEGDWLRSDALLTAGPTRTASGQTLTTSYSGEAMRAYFDGDFARLLTAADAFVDTPTGGWDMQVRGLRSCLRVLRGQPVPPAPRAAEATGSAYRDDVSAALDTARLSGFHRPHWTMLGMAALCRALQGRAEEAAELVDELAGSWSSVPALASGEWIAAAAYAAALSGRDAAVRVRAMLDRLGHRTPWSEAALRTVTGAVAAADGDHRRAAELHLAGAEIYAGIPDVTDRMLALALAVGELTLAGDPGAAGPLAEVHAFAQRNEAPGLLALARRPVPDAGPAMAC; encoded by the coding sequence ATCTCCGCGCAGTGTGACCGTTGTGGACGTACCGCGGCCGACGGCGACCGGTTCTGCGGTGGCTGCGGCGCCGAGCTGGGCGCGGTCTGCCCGCACTGCCTGCGCCCGCTCGCGACCGACGTGGCCTTCTGCACCACCTGCGGCTCGCCGCGCCCGGGCGCCCGGCAGTCGGTGCCCACGCCGCAGGAGGACCGGCGCCGGGTCAGCGTGCTCTTCGTCGACCTCATCGACTTCACGCCGTACGTCGAGCGCGCCGACCCGGAACAGGTGCGCGGCATGCAGACCGGCTTCTTCTCCGCCGCCCGCCGGGTGGTCGGGCAGTACGGCGGCGTGGTGGAGAAGTACATCGGCGACGCGGTCATGGCGCTCTTCGGCGCGCCGGTGGCCACCGAGACCGACGCGCTGCGGTGCGTCCGGGCCGGGCTGGAGCTGCAACGGGTGCTGACCCGGTTCACCCCCACCGGCCACGACGAGCTGCGCTTCCGGGTCGGGGTGGCCACCGGGGAGGCGCTGGTGGACGTGGCCGCGGCCCGCGACGGCGGGCAGGCGATCGTCGCCGGCGACGTGGTGAACACGGCCTCCCGGATGCAGTCGGTCTCCCCGCCCGGCGGGGTGCTGGTCTGCGGCGTGACCCACGCGCTCACCAAGGACGCCATCCGCTACGACGAGCAGCCGCCGGTCACGCTGCGGGGCCGCTCCTCCCCCACCGAGGTCTGGCTGGCGCTCGCCCCGGTCCGCCGGCAACCCACCGACCGGGAGCCGGACACCACCCCGCTGATCGACCGCGAGCACGAGCTGGGCCTGCTGGTCAACGCGCTGCACCGTTCGCTGCGCGACCGGCTGCCGCAGGTGGTGACCGTGTTCGGCCGGGCCGGGCTGGGCAAGAGCCGGCTGGTCCGGGAGCTGCACCGGCACGCCGGCCGGCTGGTCGACGAGCCGCTGACCTGGCGCACCGGGCGGTGCCCGCCGTTCGGCGAGAACGTCACGTTCGCCGCGCTGGCCGACATCGTCAAGACCGAGGCCGGCATCCTCGACACCGACCCCGCCTCCACCGCGGCCCAGCGCCTCGCCGCCGCGGTCGCCGAGCTGGTCGGCCCCGGCGAGCGGAACCGCCTGGTGGACGCGCTGCGCCCGCTGGTCGGGCTGACCGGCACGACGCTGCCCGCCGAGGAGGCGGAGTCGGCGTGGCGCCGGTTCCTGCTGGCGCTCGCGGCCCGCCGCCCGACCGTGCTGGTCTTCGAGGACCTGCACTGGGCCGACGACGCCATGCTGCGCTTCGTCGAGCTGCTCGGCGCCGCCGCCCGGGAGGTTCCCCTGCTGCTGCTCTGCACCGCCCGCCCGGAGCTGGTCGACCGGGATCCGAGCTGGGCCGGGACGATCACCGGCTCGGTCACCGTCACGCTGCCGCCGCTGCGGGACACCGGCATCGCGTCGCTCTACGCGCACATGTTCGGCCAGGCCGCGTTCCCGGCCGAGATGCTCACCCCGCTGGTCGAGGTGGCCGGCGGCAACCCGCTCTACGCCCACGAGTACGTCCGGATGCTGATCGAGCAGGGCGCGCTGCGCCAGTCCGGGCGCGGCTGGTCGCTGGAGAAGCACCTCGACCTGCCGATGCCGGAGAGCGTGCACTCGGTCATCGCCAACCGGGTCGACCTGCTCGACGCCAAGGACCGGGCGGTGCTGCTGGCCGCCTCGGTGGTCGGCGTGCAGTTCTGGCCCGGCGCGGTCGCCGCCGCGCTGGGGCAGCCGGTGGAGTCGGTGGAACGCGCGCTGCGCCGGCTGGAGCAGCGCGACTTCGTGCACGAGCAGTCGGCGTCCACGATGGCCGGGCAGGCCGAGTTCCGGTTCCGGCACGTGCTGGTCCGCGACGTCTGCTACCAGCGGCTGCCCCGCACCGAGCGGGTGGCCCGGCACGAGCGGACCGCGGACTGGCTGGACGCGCTGTCGCAGACCCGGGACACCGACCTGGCCGAGGTCCTCGCCCACCACCGCTGGGCGGCCCACGAGATCGCCCGCACGCTCGGCCTGCCGACGCACCGCTACGCCGGCCCGGCCCGCGCCGCGCTGCACCGGGCGGCCCGGCGGGCGTACGCCCTGCACGGGCTGGACGCCGCCGCCGCGCACGCCGGCCGCGCGCTCGGCCTGGCCGACGACAGCGACCCGGTGGGCCGGCTGCAACTGGAGCTGCTGGCCACCGAGATCTCGTTCTACCGCGACGGCAACGCGTTCCTCTCCGGCGGCGGGCCGGAGCAGTTGCAGGCGCTGGCCGACCGGCTGCTCGCACACGGCGACGACGCCTGCGCGGCCCGGGCGTGGACGCTGCTCGGCCAGGCCGCCTGGCTGCGCGCCGACCGGACGGCGGCGGTGGCCTGCCTGGACCGGGCGGTGGGGCTGTTCGAGCCGCTGCCGGACAGCTCGCAGAAGGCCGACGCGTACGCCGAGCTGGGCCGGCTGCACATGCTCAACTACGAGCGGGACGCGGCGGTGTCCGCCGCCGAGACCGCGGCGGAGATCGCCGAGCGGCTGGGCCTGACCGAGACCCGCACCAACGCCCGGGTCACCGCCGCCACCGCCCGCTACCAGGCCGGTGACCGGTCCGGGCTGGACGACCTGCGCGCCATCGTCGAGTTCAGCCGGGGGCAGCAGTTGCTGGCGCTGCACCGGGCGGTGCAGAACCTCGCGTACGCGGTCCGCGAGGAGGGTGACTGGCTGCGCTCCGACGCGCTGCTGACCGCCGGCCCGACCCGGACGGCCAGCGGGCAGACGCTGACCACGAGCTATTCCGGCGAGGCGATGCGGGCCTACTTCGACGGGGACTTCGCCCGGCTGCTCACCGCCGCCGACGCGTTCGTGGACACCCCCACCGGCGGGTGGGACATGCAGGTGCGCGGCCTGCGGTCCTGCCTGCGGGTGCTGCGCGGCCAGCCGGTGCCGCCCGCGCCCCGCGCCGCCGAGGCGACCGGGTCGGCGTACCGCGACGACGTGTCCGCGGCGCTGGACACCGCCCGGCTCAGCGGCTTCCACCGACCGCACTGGACCATGCTCGGCATGGCGGCGCTCTGCCGGGCGCTGCAGGGCCGGGCCGAGGAGGCGGCGGAGCTGGTCGACGAGCTGGCCGGCTCCTGGTCGAGCGTGCCGGCCCTGGCCAGCGGCGAGTGGATCGCCGCGGCGGCGTACGCGGCGGCCCTGTCCGGGCGGGACGCGGCGGTGCGGGTCCGCGCGATGCTGGACCGGCTCGGACACCGGACGCCCTGGTCGGAGGCGGCGCTGCGGACGGTCACCGGCGCCGTGGCGGCGGCGGACGGCGACCATCGCCGGGCCGCCGAGCTGCACCTGGCCGGCGCGGAGATCTACGCCGGCATCCCGGACGTCACCGACCGGATGCTGGCCCTGGCGCTGGCCGTGGGGGAGCTGACGCTGGCCGGCGACCCCGGGGCGGCCGGGCCGCTGGCCGAGGTGCACGCGTTCGCCCAGCGCAACGAGGCTCCCGGGCTGTTGGCGCTGGCCCGGCGTCCGGTGCCGGACGCCGGTCCGGCGATGGCCTGCTGA
- a CDS encoding lysophospholipid acyltransferase family protein, whose translation MLYWLLKYIILGPVLRLVFRPQVEGLEHVPATGPVILASNHLSFSDSIFTPLIVKRKVTFIAKAEYFTGRGLKGWLTKMFFVGSGTIPVDRTGGRAARAALDTQLQVLRAGGIAGIYPEGTRSPDGRLYRGKTGVARLALESGAPVVPMAMLNSDAIQPTGQIVPNLGRVRIRFGPPLDFSRYAGMAGDRFVERAVTDEIMYELMELSGREYVDTYAQKAKAAPREPVPA comes from the coding sequence GTGCTGTACTGGCTGCTGAAGTACATCATCCTCGGCCCAGTGTTGCGGCTGGTCTTCCGCCCGCAGGTCGAGGGTCTGGAGCACGTGCCGGCGACCGGCCCGGTGATCCTGGCCAGCAACCACCTCTCGTTCTCCGACTCCATCTTCACACCGCTGATCGTCAAGCGAAAAGTCACCTTCATCGCAAAAGCGGAATACTTCACCGGCCGGGGCCTCAAGGGCTGGCTGACCAAGATGTTCTTCGTCGGATCCGGCACCATCCCGGTCGACCGCACCGGCGGCCGGGCTGCCCGGGCGGCGCTCGACACCCAGCTCCAGGTGCTGCGCGCCGGGGGCATCGCCGGCATCTACCCCGAGGGCACCCGCTCCCCGGACGGCCGGCTCTACCGGGGCAAGACCGGCGTCGCCCGGCTCGCCCTGGAGAGCGGCGCGCCGGTGGTCCCGATGGCCATGCTCAACTCCGACGCCATCCAGCCCACCGGGCAGATCGTGCCCAACCTCGGTCGGGTCCGGATCCGCTTCGGGCCCCCGCTGGACTTCTCCCGCTACGCCGGCATGGCCGGTGACCGGTTCGTCGAGCGGGCCGTCACCGACGAGATCATGTACGAGCTGATGGAGCTCTCCGGCCGCGAGTACGTCGACACGTACGCCCAGAAGGCGAAGGCCGCGCCCCGGGAGCCGGTGCCGGCCTGA
- a CDS encoding NADPH-dependent F420 reductase, producing the protein MTTVGLIGSGNIGGTVARLAVDAGHDVVLSNSRGPETLRDLVAELGPRARAATPDEAATAGDLVVVTIPLRAYREVPTAPLAGKIVIDTNNYYPERDGSFPELDDESTTTSELLQRHLPRSRVVKAFNNIYFAHLRVLGRPAGAAERTALPIAGDDDGAKATVTAFLDSLGYDAVDVGPLAEGWRFQRDTSAYASIYATDGDWERPGPVDAQRLRAALAAARRYADS; encoded by the coding sequence ATGACGACCGTGGGACTGATCGGCAGCGGCAACATCGGCGGCACGGTGGCCCGGCTCGCGGTGGACGCCGGCCACGACGTGGTGCTCAGCAACTCGCGGGGCCCGGAGACGCTGCGGGACCTGGTGGCCGAGCTGGGCCCCCGGGCCCGTGCGGCCACCCCGGACGAGGCGGCGACCGCCGGCGACCTGGTGGTCGTCACGATCCCGCTGCGGGCCTACCGCGAGGTGCCGACGGCACCGCTCGCCGGAAAGATCGTGATCGACACGAACAACTACTACCCGGAGCGCGACGGGAGCTTCCCGGAGCTGGACGACGAGTCGACCACCACCAGCGAACTGCTCCAGCGGCACCTGCCGCGATCGCGTGTGGTCAAGGCCTTCAACAACATCTACTTCGCACACCTGCGGGTGCTGGGCCGCCCGGCCGGCGCGGCGGAGCGGACCGCCCTGCCGATCGCCGGTGACGACGACGGGGCCAAGGCCACCGTCACGGCGTTCCTCGACTCACTGGGCTACGACGCGGTCGACGTCGGGCCGCTCGCCGAGGGCTGGCGGTTCCAGCGCGACACCAGCGCGTACGCGAGCATCTACGCCACGGACGGCGACTGGGAGCGGCCGGGACCGGTCGACGCGCAGCGGCTGCGCGCCGCCCTCGCCGCCGCCCGCCGCTACGCGGACAGCTGA
- the proC gene encoding pyrroline-5-carboxylate reductase: MGGHTVAVIGAGKIGELMLSGLLRSGWPVERLLATARRPARAQELTDRYGVRVVDNPTAVEEADVLAVSVKPQDAAALLDEIGPKVPAGKLVISLCAGLPTAFFNRRLPEGTPVVRVMTNTPALVDEAMSAISAGAHATGEHLALAEEMFSPLGATVRVPESQQDAVTALSGSGPAYFYLLVEAMIDAGILLGLPRQVAHELIVQTAIGSAVMLRDSGEHPVKLREAVTSPAGTTISAIRELENHGVRAAMLAALEAARDRARELAAQAD, encoded by the coding sequence GTGGGCGGGCACACGGTCGCGGTGATCGGCGCGGGCAAGATCGGCGAGCTGATGCTCTCCGGGCTGCTCCGCTCCGGCTGGCCGGTCGAGCGGCTGCTCGCCACCGCCCGGCGCCCCGCCCGCGCGCAGGAGCTGACCGACCGCTACGGCGTGCGGGTGGTGGACAACCCGACCGCGGTCGAGGAGGCCGACGTGCTGGCCGTCTCGGTCAAGCCGCAGGACGCCGCCGCGCTGCTCGACGAGATCGGCCCGAAGGTCCCCGCCGGCAAGCTGGTGATCTCGCTCTGCGCCGGCCTGCCGACCGCGTTCTTCAACCGGCGGCTGCCCGAGGGCACTCCGGTGGTCCGGGTGATGACCAACACCCCGGCGCTGGTCGACGAGGCGATGAGCGCCATCTCGGCCGGCGCGCACGCCACCGGGGAGCACCTGGCGCTGGCCGAGGAGATGTTCTCCCCGCTCGGCGCCACCGTCCGGGTGCCCGAGTCCCAGCAGGACGCGGTGACCGCGCTCTCCGGCTCCGGCCCGGCCTACTTCTACCTGCTGGTCGAGGCGATGATCGACGCCGGCATCCTGCTCGGCCTGCCCCGCCAGGTGGCGCACGAGCTGATCGTGCAGACCGCCATCGGCTCGGCGGTGATGCTGCGCGACTCCGGCGAGCACCCGGTCAAGCTGCGCGAGGCGGTCACCTCACCGGCCGGCACCACCATCTCCGCGATCCGCGAGCTGGAGAACCACGGCGTACGCGCGGCCATGCTGGCGGCGCTGGAGGCGGCCCGCGACCGCGCCCGCGAACTGGCCGCCCAGGCCGACTGA
- a CDS encoding DUF308 domain-containing protein has translation MSGGGPRRGRRDNGLDAAEYAVAGDVDPRVGEHLLDVLAAGGIAAYLQPSADLNPVTRTTTVPARPVDRLYVDRSHLTTARDYLTQLADEGSDDPPRPDEPDIEAEWAKIVAGFHTTPTAGSHPWPAAEDVDDPVPPAGATAGRAEEPTSPTATDVRRLPYAADVSGVSLGRDRSDEPSLLDGLDTFGADLPGDAEEEHYTPPPPPPLPRFSKYAVLGVLCVVLGFLLFLSPTVVSLVDPSVVTLLGFTGILAGFVMLVWRLRPGDRDEDDPDNGAVV, from the coding sequence GTGTCAGGGGGCGGGCCCCGTCGGGGACGGCGGGACAACGGGCTCGACGCGGCCGAGTACGCGGTCGCGGGCGACGTCGATCCGCGCGTGGGTGAGCACCTGCTCGACGTGCTCGCCGCCGGCGGCATCGCCGCGTACCTCCAGCCCTCGGCCGACCTGAACCCGGTGACCCGCACCACCACCGTGCCGGCCCGACCGGTCGACCGGCTCTACGTCGACCGGTCCCACCTGACCACCGCGCGGGACTACCTCACCCAGCTCGCCGACGAGGGGTCCGACGACCCGCCGCGCCCGGACGAGCCGGACATCGAGGCCGAGTGGGCCAAGATCGTGGCCGGTTTCCACACCACGCCGACCGCGGGCAGCCACCCCTGGCCGGCCGCCGAGGACGTGGACGACCCGGTCCCGCCGGCCGGCGCCACCGCCGGCCGCGCCGAGGAGCCGACCAGCCCGACCGCCACCGACGTGCGACGGCTGCCCTACGCGGCGGACGTCTCCGGCGTCTCGCTCGGCCGTGACCGGTCCGACGAGCCCTCCCTGCTGGACGGGCTGGACACGTTCGGCGCCGACCTGCCGGGCGACGCCGAGGAGGAGCACTACACCCCGCCCCCGCCGCCACCGCTGCCGCGCTTCTCGAAGTACGCGGTGCTGGGCGTGCTCTGTGTCGTGCTCGGCTTCCTGCTCTTCCTCTCCCCCACCGTGGTGTCGCTGGTCGACCCGTCGGTGGTGACCCTGCTCGGCTTCACCGGCATCCTGGCCGGCTTCGTGATGCTCGTGTGGCGGCTGCGCCCGGGCGACCGGGACGAGGACGACCCGGACAACGGCGCGGTGGTCTGA
- a CDS encoding Crp/Fnr family transcriptional regulator has protein sequence MESRLPEPGDALTGVEMFAGLEPEVRQRVIAAAVPRTYRKGQLLFVENDPGESLIVLRRGAVAVFRTAPTGERAVLSVIRPPDVLGEVSLLDASTRSASAEAIEDCAALALSRPAFMELVHSNPRILDAVMRSLGQLIRRLTEQNADHVFLDLPGRVAKTLVRLAGESQAPMITIELNQSQLAEMAGGSRQSVNQAIGSFASRGWLRTEGRRIVVTDVAALRRRAGMNDR, from the coding sequence GTGGAGTCTCGCCTGCCGGAGCCGGGTGACGCGCTCACGGGTGTGGAGATGTTCGCCGGGCTGGAGCCGGAGGTGCGCCAGCGGGTCATCGCCGCGGCCGTCCCGCGCACCTACCGCAAGGGGCAACTTCTCTTCGTCGAGAACGACCCCGGCGAGTCGCTGATCGTGCTGCGCCGCGGCGCCGTGGCGGTGTTCCGCACCGCGCCCACCGGCGAGCGGGCCGTGCTGTCGGTGATCCGACCCCCGGACGTGCTGGGCGAGGTCTCCCTGCTGGACGCCTCGACCCGGTCCGCCTCGGCCGAGGCCATCGAGGACTGCGCCGCGCTGGCGCTGTCCCGGCCCGCCTTCATGGAGCTGGTCCACTCCAACCCGCGCATCCTCGACGCGGTGATGCGCTCGCTCGGCCAGCTGATCCGTCGGCTCACCGAGCAGAACGCCGACCACGTCTTCCTCGACCTCCCCGGCCGGGTGGCCAAGACGCTGGTCCGGCTGGCCGGCGAGAGCCAGGCCCCGATGATCACGATCGAGCTGAACCAGAGTCAGCTCGCCGAGATGGCCGGCGGCTCGCGGCAGAGCGTCAACCAGGCCATCGGCTCGTTCGCCAGCCGCGGCTGGCTGCGCACCGAGGGGCGTCGGATCGTGGTCACCGACGTGGCCGCGCTGCGCCGCCGCGCCGGCATGAACGACCGCTGA
- a CDS encoding GNAT family N-acetyltransferase, which translates to MATGAVRRAVPADADELVRLRGLMLAAMSGSPTAPGRWQEVARDNLRAWLAESDPWLAAFVVDAPEGTSLAACAVGTVERRLGGPDDPSGLVGSVFNVSTDPAHRRRGHGRACVAALLAWFRGRGVRRIDLRATAAGRPLYRALGFRETADPAMRLTLPAEVD; encoded by the coding sequence GTGGCGACGGGTGCCGTGCGTCGGGCGGTGCCGGCGGACGCCGACGAGCTGGTCCGGTTGCGCGGGCTCATGCTCGCCGCGATGAGTGGCAGCCCGACCGCGCCGGGCCGGTGGCAGGAGGTGGCGCGGGACAACCTGCGCGCCTGGCTGGCGGAGTCCGATCCGTGGCTGGCCGCCTTCGTGGTCGACGCGCCGGAGGGCACCTCGTTGGCCGCGTGCGCGGTGGGCACGGTCGAGCGGCGGCTGGGTGGCCCGGACGATCCGAGTGGCCTGGTCGGGTCCGTCTTCAACGTCAGTACCGACCCGGCACACCGCCGGCGGGGCCACGGTCGCGCCTGCGTCGCCGCGCTGCTGGCCTGGTTCCGTGGTCGGGGCGTACGCCGGATCGATCTGCGGGCGACGGCCGCCGGCCGGCCGCTCTACCGCGCGCTGGGCTTCCGGGAGACCGCTGACCCGGCGATGCGGTTGACCCTTCCCGCCGAGGTGGACTGA